A DNA window from Vigna unguiculata cultivar IT97K-499-35 chromosome 10, ASM411807v1, whole genome shotgun sequence contains the following coding sequences:
- the LOC114167285 gene encoding probable trehalose-phosphate phosphatase 3 isoform X1, translated as MGYLSQPSEHSNMKPISLAKMDENEELCSYASWLEKHPSVLDNFEKVMSVAEGKEIVVFLDYDGTLSPIVDDPDKAYMSDVMRAAVREIAYCFPTAIVSGRCKDKVYEFVKLRNVYYAGSHGMDISTPSGSSKCEDQKHQIKGVDEKGNHVVHFHPAKEFLPTIQEIIKVLKENIRRIKGSMIEDNMFCVTVHYRCVKNEEDISVLREMVESTMKSYPSFHISSGRKVMEIRPNVNWDKGCALMYLLDTLGFDNFNNVLPIYLGDDRTDEDAFKVIRHIGQGFPIVVSSIAKETQASYSLRDPSDVLAFLIRLARWKKNMLHKTK; from the exons ATGGGATACTTATCACAACCATCAGAACATTCAAACATGAAACCAATCTCACTTGCAAAGATggatgaaaatgaagaattatGTTCTTATGCTTCTTGGCTA GAAAAACATCCTTCTGTGTTGGACAATTTTGAGAAAGTGATGAGCGTTGCTGAAGGGAAAGAGATTGTTGTGTTTTTGGACTATGATGGAACACTTTCACCGATTGTAGATGACCCTGATAAAGCTTACATGAGTGATGTT ATGCGTGCAGCTGTGCGTGAAATTGCTTATTGTTTTCCCACTGCCATTGTTAGTGGAAGGTGTAAGGATAAG GTGTATGAATTTGTGAAGTTAAGGAATGTTTACTATGCTGGAAGTCATGGTATGGATATATCAACTCCATCAGGGTCTTCAAAATGTGAAGATCAGAAGCATCAGATAAagggtgttgatgaaaag GGTAATCATGTTGTTCACTTTCATCCTGCAAAAGAATTTTTGCCAACCATTCAAGAG ATAATTAaggttttgaaagaaaatataagaagaataaaaGGCTCTATGATTGAGGATAACATGTTTTGTGTCACTGTACACTACCGGTGTGTGAAAAATGAAGAG GATATTAGTGTTCTGAGAGAAATGGTGGAGTCCACAATGAAATCTTACCCCAGTTTCCACATATCAAGTGGAAGAAAG GTTATGGAGATACGTCCAAATGTAAACTGGGACAAAGGGTGTGCTCTTATGTATTTGCTTGACACTCTTGGCTTTGACAACTTTAACAATGTTCTTCCAATCTACCTCGGAGATGACAGAACTGATGAAGATGCTTTTAAG GTTATAAGACACATTGGACAAGGTTTTCCCATTGTTGTTTCTTCAATTGCAAAGGAGACTCAGGCTTCATATTCTCTGCGTGATCCTTCTGATGTGCTCGCTTTCTTGATTCGTTTAGCAAGATGGAAGAAGAACATGTTACACAAAACTAAGTAA
- the LOC114167243 gene encoding DEAD-box ATP-dependent RNA helicase 31-like yields the protein MHTKLLTQIRLLHPLIPMKPRTLPLLSRAFFFPPSKFLRSAPFKARAFSSRVHAHARDKLPVRPSKSLVDDEADLSDWVDDLRTGRVDRFSKRFSSDDDEDRKFPPPRRNNNRASTNLGKRRGEDLRRGRQNVGARRKFQPRSDDDEEVVESGRKLKGGGVGAFLSEDESEDEESDGSEEEEILNKSRTALFGQQNGLNRRTVEPTPRPSSPGGSDSYLSESRFDQCSVSQLSLKGVKDAGYEKMTVVQEATLPVILKGKDVLAKARTGTGKTVAFLLPSIEVVAKSPPSDRDHRRPPISVLVICPTRELASQAAAEANKLLKYHPTIGVQVVIGGTRLALEQKRMQANPCQILVATPGRLRDHIENTAGFATRLMGVKVLVLDEADHLLDMGFRKDIERIISAVPKQRQTLMFSATVPEEVRQVCHIALRRDHEFINTVQEGSEETHSQVLQKHLVAPLDKHFPLLYVLLKDHIADDVDYKVLVFCTTAMVTRLVAELLGELNLNVREIHSRKPQSYRTRVSEEFRKSKGLILVTSDVSARGVDYPDVTLVIQVGLPTDREQYIHRLGRTGRRGKEGQGILLLAPWEEFFLSTVKDLPIEKVPVVPSVDPDTKRKVEKALSHVDMKNKEAAYQAWLGYYNSNKKVGRDKFRLVELANEFSRSMGLDNPPAIAKLVLGKMGLRNIPGLRAK from the exons ATGCATACAAAGCTGTTAACCCAAATTCGTCTTCTTCATCCCCTTATTCCCATGAAGCCTCGCACTCTTCCTCTTCTCTCACGCGCCTTTTTCTTCCCTCCCTCCAAGTTTCTCCGAAGCGCACCGTTTAAAGCTCGCGCCTTTTCCTCCCGGGTCCACGCTCACGCCCGCGACAAGCTTCCGGTTCGCCCCTCCAAGAGCCTCGTCGACGACGAGGCTGACCTCAGCGATTGGGTCGATGATTTGCGGACCGGCCGGGTCGACCGCTTCTCCAAGCGGTTCAGCAGCGACGACGATGAGGACCGAAAATTCCCGCCGCCGCGGAGGAACAACAATAGGGCTTCCACCAATTTGGGGAAGAGGAGGGGCGAGGATTTGCGGAGGGGAAGGCAGAATGTGGGCGCGAGGAGAAAGTTTCAACCGAGGAGTGACGACGATGAGGAAGTGGTGGAGAGTGGAAGGAAGCTCAAGGGAGGTGGCGTTGGAGCGTTTCTCAGCGAAGATGAAAGTGAAGATGAAGAGAGTGATGGGAGTGAGGAGGAGGAGATATTGAACAAGAGTAGAACCGCTTTGTTTGGTCAACAAAACGGTCTGAACCGGAGGACGGTTGAACCGACTCCTAGACCATCTTCTCCTGGAGGTTCTGATTCTTATCTGAGTGAATCAAG ATTTGACCAATGTTCAGTCTCCCAGCTGTCACTTAAAGGAGTAAAGGATGCTGGATATGAGAAAATGACAGTCGTGCAAGAGGCTACTCTTCCAGTAATTCTAAAAG GTAAGGATGTCCTTGCCAAGGCCAGGACAGGCACCGGAAAAACAGTAGCATTTTTG CTTCCATCAATTGAAGTTGTGGCGAAGTCACCTCCAAGTGATCGTGATCACAGGCGGCCACCAATTTCTGTTCTTGTCATATGCCCAACTCGAGAACTTGCAAGTCAGGCTGCTGCAGAGGCCAATAAACTGCTGAAGTATCATCCTACCATTGGTGTTCAAGTTGTGATTGGAGGCACAAGACTTGCTTTAGAACAGAAACGAATGCAAGCAAACCCTTGCCAG ATCCTTGTTGCTACTCCTGGAAGGCTTAGAGATCATATTGAAAATACTGCTGGTTTTGCAACTAGGCTTATGGGTGTGAAGGTTTTGGTGCTTGATGAAGCTGATCATTTACTTGACATGGGATTTCGCAAAGACATTGAGAGGATAATTTCTGCTGTCCCTAAACAACGACAAACTCTTATGTTTTCTGCCACAGTTCCAGAAGAG GTGCGTCAAGTTTGTCACATTGCTTTGAGAAGGGATCATGAATTTATCAATACAGTTCAAGAGGGTTCTGAGGAGACACATTCACAG GTCCTCCAGAAGCATTTAGTTGCCCCATTGGACAAGCATTTCCCTTTACTGTATGTTCTTCTGAAGGACCACATTGCAGATGATGTTGATTACAAG GTTCTTGTTTTCTGCACAACTGCTATGGTCACTAGACTTGTTGCTGAACTTCTTGGTGAGTTGAACTTGAATGTGAGAGAAATCCATTCAAGAAAGCCTCAGAGTTATAGAACCAGAGTCTCTGAGGAATTTCGGAAGTCAAAGGGTCTCATCCTGGTTACTTCAGATGTATCTGCTCGTGGAGTTGATTATCCAGATGTCACTCTTGTTATACAG GTTGGTTTGCCAACAGATAGAGAACAATATATACATCGCCTGGGTAGAACGGGCCGAAGAGGGAAAGAAGGGCAGGGCATACTGCTGCTGGCTCCTTGGGAAGAGTTCTTTTTATCTACTGTAAAAGATTTGCCTATCGAGAAAGTTCCCGTGGTACCTTCAGTTGATCCTGATACTAAGAGAAAG GTAGAAAAAGCTCTATCCCATGTGGATATGAAGAACAAAGAAGCAGCATATCAGGCATGGCTTGGTTACTACAATTCGAACAAGAAAGTGGGGCGTGACAAGTTTAGGCTAGTGGAGCTTGCAAACGAGTTTAGTCGAAGCATGGGGCTTGATAACCCTCCAGCCATTGCTAAGCTGGTTCTTGGCAAGATGGGCCTCAGGAATATCCCTGGTTTACGTGCCAAATAA
- the LOC114167285 gene encoding probable trehalose-phosphate phosphatase D isoform X2 — translation MGYLSQPSEHSNMKPISLAKMDENEELCSYASWLEKHPSVLDNFEKVMSVAEGKEIVVFLDYDGTLSPIVDDPDKAYMSDVMRAAVREIAYCFPTAIVSGRCKDKVYEFVKLRNVYYAGSHGMDISTPSGSSKCEDQKHQIKGVDEKGNHVVHFHPAKEFLPTIQEDISVLREMVESTMKSYPSFHISSGRKVMEIRPNVNWDKGCALMYLLDTLGFDNFNNVLPIYLGDDRTDEDAFKVIRHIGQGFPIVVSSIAKETQASYSLRDPSDVLAFLIRLARWKKNMLHKTK, via the exons ATGGGATACTTATCACAACCATCAGAACATTCAAACATGAAACCAATCTCACTTGCAAAGATggatgaaaatgaagaattatGTTCTTATGCTTCTTGGCTA GAAAAACATCCTTCTGTGTTGGACAATTTTGAGAAAGTGATGAGCGTTGCTGAAGGGAAAGAGATTGTTGTGTTTTTGGACTATGATGGAACACTTTCACCGATTGTAGATGACCCTGATAAAGCTTACATGAGTGATGTT ATGCGTGCAGCTGTGCGTGAAATTGCTTATTGTTTTCCCACTGCCATTGTTAGTGGAAGGTGTAAGGATAAG GTGTATGAATTTGTGAAGTTAAGGAATGTTTACTATGCTGGAAGTCATGGTATGGATATATCAACTCCATCAGGGTCTTCAAAATGTGAAGATCAGAAGCATCAGATAAagggtgttgatgaaaag GGTAATCATGTTGTTCACTTTCATCCTGCAAAAGAATTTTTGCCAACCATTCAAGAG GATATTAGTGTTCTGAGAGAAATGGTGGAGTCCACAATGAAATCTTACCCCAGTTTCCACATATCAAGTGGAAGAAAG GTTATGGAGATACGTCCAAATGTAAACTGGGACAAAGGGTGTGCTCTTATGTATTTGCTTGACACTCTTGGCTTTGACAACTTTAACAATGTTCTTCCAATCTACCTCGGAGATGACAGAACTGATGAAGATGCTTTTAAG GTTATAAGACACATTGGACAAGGTTTTCCCATTGTTGTTTCTTCAATTGCAAAGGAGACTCAGGCTTCATATTCTCTGCGTGATCCTTCTGATGTGCTCGCTTTCTTGATTCGTTTAGCAAGATGGAAGAAGAACATGTTACACAAAACTAAGTAA
- the LOC114167285 gene encoding probable trehalose-phosphate phosphatase D isoform X3 translates to MGYLSQPSEHSNMKPISLAKMDENEELCSYASWLEKHPSVLDNFEKVMSVAEGKEIVVFLDYDGTLSPIVDDPDKAYMSDVMRAAVREIAYCFPTAIVSGRCKDKVYEFVKLRNVYYAGSHGMDISTPSGSSKCEDQKHQIKGVDEKGNHVVHFHPAKEFLPTIQEVMEIRPNVNWDKGCALMYLLDTLGFDNFNNVLPIYLGDDRTDEDAFKVIRHIGQGFPIVVSSIAKETQASYSLRDPSDVLAFLIRLARWKKNMLHKTK, encoded by the exons ATGGGATACTTATCACAACCATCAGAACATTCAAACATGAAACCAATCTCACTTGCAAAGATggatgaaaatgaagaattatGTTCTTATGCTTCTTGGCTA GAAAAACATCCTTCTGTGTTGGACAATTTTGAGAAAGTGATGAGCGTTGCTGAAGGGAAAGAGATTGTTGTGTTTTTGGACTATGATGGAACACTTTCACCGATTGTAGATGACCCTGATAAAGCTTACATGAGTGATGTT ATGCGTGCAGCTGTGCGTGAAATTGCTTATTGTTTTCCCACTGCCATTGTTAGTGGAAGGTGTAAGGATAAG GTGTATGAATTTGTGAAGTTAAGGAATGTTTACTATGCTGGAAGTCATGGTATGGATATATCAACTCCATCAGGGTCTTCAAAATGTGAAGATCAGAAGCATCAGATAAagggtgttgatgaaaag GGTAATCATGTTGTTCACTTTCATCCTGCAAAAGAATTTTTGCCAACCATTCAAGAG GTTATGGAGATACGTCCAAATGTAAACTGGGACAAAGGGTGTGCTCTTATGTATTTGCTTGACACTCTTGGCTTTGACAACTTTAACAATGTTCTTCCAATCTACCTCGGAGATGACAGAACTGATGAAGATGCTTTTAAG GTTATAAGACACATTGGACAAGGTTTTCCCATTGTTGTTTCTTCAATTGCAAAGGAGACTCAGGCTTCATATTCTCTGCGTGATCCTTCTGATGTGCTCGCTTTCTTGATTCGTTTAGCAAGATGGAAGAAGAACATGTTACACAAAACTAAGTAA